The Roseofilum reptotaenium CS-1145 genome contains the following window.
CCCTCGATTTACTAGGGTTTGGAGCTTCAGATAAACCCCCCTTAGACTACTCCATGGATCTCTGGTATAGCCTGCTTCAGGACTTTTGGGCAACTCATATTCAACAGCCAGCCGTATGGATTGGTAATTCTATTGGCGGACTGTTGAGCTTAATGATTCTAGCCCAAACTCCAGAGCGGGGAAAGGCTGGCGTTTTGATTAACTGTGCTGGAGGATTGAACCATCGTCCTGAAGAACTGAATTTTCCCTTACGGATAGTCATGGGAGCGTTTACCCGTTTGGTCAGTTCTCCGGTTACTGGACCGTTTCTGTTTAATCAGGTGCGGCAAAAACACCGCATTCGCAGGACGCTCCATCAAGTTTATATGTCCTCTGAGGCAATTACGGATGAGTTAGTAGATTTACTCTATCAACCCTCCTGCGATCCAGGAGCACAAAAAGTCTTTGCTTCGGTATTAACTGCTTCTCCAGGGCCAAAACCAGAAGAGTTATTAACCCAGGTCAAACAGCCCTTGTTAGTCTTGTGGGGCGAAAATGACCCTTGGACTCCCATTAGTGCAGGTAAGCTGTATCGTCGTTTGGCTCAAACCCGCGCAGATGTCGAGTTTATCTCGATTCCGAATGCGGGCCATTGTCCCCATGATGAATATCCGGATTTAGTAAACCGGCTGATTTTAAGGGGTTTAACTCAATTTTGAAGTCAGAATTAGAGGGCAAAGTGGTGTATGCCTAAAAAAATAAGAGAACTCAAGCAGATACTACAAAAAGCAGGATTTACTCTCTTATCCAAGCGTGGAAAAGGCAGTCATTCCTATTGGGTTCATCCTCTTTTGCACAATGCCCTCATTCTTTCTGGTAAAGATAGCCAAGATGCCAAACCTTATCAAGAAAAAGATATTAGAGCAACGATCCAAGAAATAGAACAATTAGAACAAGAGGAAGACTTATGAAATATAGTATTATCATTCAATGGTCTGAAGAAGATAACGCTTATATTGCTAGCTTACCTGAATGGGGCAAATATGCTCGAACTCATGGCAATACTTATGAAGAAGCCTTACAAAAGGCGAAGGAAGTGTTAGAAGACTTAATTGATAGCTATCATCAGAATAATAGACCTTTACCCCCTCCACAAGTTCTCACACTCGCTATGTAGATCGTATGTTAGCCTCCCTAGAGATGATTTTTTCCCAATCCATACCTCTTTTTAATTGATATTACGTCATCTTTAACATTCTTTGAATGGGACGTAAAGCGGCTACCTGAATCGCTTCGGGTAGGGTAATTTCTGGAGTCCGGTATTTCATCGCCAAGTACAATTTTTCTAAGGTATTCAGGCGCATATGAGGACATTCATTACAAGCACAATTATTCATCGGTGGTGCAGGAATGAATTGTTTATGGGGTGCTTCTTTCTGCATTTGATGGATAATTCCCGGTTCAGTAGCCACAATAAAGGCTGGACTGTGACTGGTTTGGGCATATTGGAGTAAAGCAGTGGTGGAACCAATATGATCGGCATGGCGGAGTACGGGAGGTTCGCATTCTGGATGGGCGATGATTTCGGCTTCGGGATGCTGCACTTTCAGTTGCACGATTTTCTTTTCGGAAAAAGTTTCATGGACGATGCAACTACCATCCCAAAGGAGGAGATCCCGTCCGGTTTGCTCCATGACATAACGTCCTAAGTTGCGATCGGGTGCAAAGATGATGGGTTGATGGGTGGGAATTTGCTCAACTATCTGGACAGCGTTGGAACTGGTGCAGATAATATCGCTCATAGCCTTAATTTCGGCCGTACAGTTAATGTAGGAGATTACCAAATGATCTGGATTTTGGGCCTTAAATGCAGCAAAGGCATCAGGTGGACAACTATCGGCTAGGGAGCAACCCGCATCGAGATCTGGTAAAAGCACCAATTTATTGGGGTTAAGAATTTTGGCAGTTTCGGCCATAAAGTGAACCCCAGCAAAGACAATGACTTCTGCGTCAGTATTTGCCGCTTTGCGGGATAGGCCAAGGGAGTCACCGATATAGTCGGCAATGTCCTGAATATCGGGGTCTTGGTAGTAGTGGGCCAAGACAATAGCGTTGAGTTCTCGCTTGAGAGTGGCGATCGCCTCAAAGAGGTCGTCGGGAAGTTCAGAGACGTGAGTGGGGGAGGAAACAGCAGTAAACAAGGTGAATAATAACCTAAACTATTATTACTTTCAGTTCTAATTATAGTTTATTTCACTAAAAAGGGTAGGGTGGCCAACGCCCCTACCCAATTAGGGAATACTGATAACTCCCGAAACTCTTAAGCAAGAATGGTTTCTGGGATAGACCAGCGATCGACCGTTTTACCGATCGCCGCCAATTCTTTCATCAGTTCATCGAACTCATCCGGGGTGAGGGACTGAGGTCCATCCGAGAGTGCTTTCGAGGGGCTGGGATGAACTTCAATCATTAAGGCATCGGCTCCTACGGCGATCGCTCCTTTCGCCATCGCAGGTACATGCTGAGACCAGCCTGTACCATGGGACGGGTCAATCATCACAGGTAAATGGGTCAGCGTCCGCAAGACCGGAACTACAGACAGATCCAAGGTATTGCGGGTGTATTGACGGTCAAACGTGCGAATTCCCCGCTCACACAAGATCACTTGAGAATTTCCCCCAGCCAAAATATACTCAGCCGCCATTAGCCATTCCTGAATGGTTGCGGACATTCCTCGCTTGAGTAAAACCGGCTTATCCTGCGCTCCGACTTTCTTCAGCAAGGCAAAATTTTGCATATTTCTGGCACCAATCTGAATCACATCAGCCACTTCTGCCACTGCATCCAGATCGGCCGTATCCATAATTTCTGTAATAATACCTAAGCCGCTCTTGTCCCGTGCTGCGGCCAGTAGCCCTAGGGCACTTTCTCCATGGCCTTGGAACGAATAAGGTGAAGTTCTCGGTTTATAAGCGCCACCGCGCAGAAACTTAGCTCCTGCGGCCTTAACTCGCAAGGCCGTTTCAATGATCATCTCCTCCGTCTCCACTGAACAAGGGCCAGCAACTACAACGATAGGATGACTTTCGCCAAAGGGAACATCACCTTGAGGCGTAGAAACTACCACATCCGAGGCTTGACCATGACGATATTCACGACTGGCACGCTTAAAGGGTTGTTCGACACGCAATACTAATTCAATCCAAGGACTCAATTCTTGAATTCTCTCCCGGTCTAAATCTGCTGTATCCCCAACTAAACCAATGACCACCTTGTGCTGGCCCACTATTTTTTCTGGTGCTAGGCCCCAAGTTCCCAGTTCATCACTGACTCGGTCAATTTCTGCGGTTGGTGTACCGCTTTTCATTACTACAATCATGGTTGATATCCTGATTCGATAGGGTCATTCTGAATACTTATCTTGTTTGACCGATCGCCACGCGGCGATCGTTCTACCTAAATTTTGGGTAAAGTCCTGCCAACCGAGCAGAGTCCCTACTCGATTTTCATCCCAAGAGGCCGAGAGTACCCCATAACTTAAACCGAGGACACCCAGGCCAAAAAAACCCATACTCACCAACACCACGGCAATATGAGGTAAATCAAACTCTGTTTGGGTCAAAATCCAATAGCTAATCGCAAACGTTAACACACCTAGGGCAGTAGGTACACCAGACAACAAAGCCATGCGCTTAATCATCCGCTTACTTACAGCTTCGGGGATCACCCGGTCTTCTTGACGAATTGGGGTTCTTTTCTGCGATCCTTGAGAGGACTTTGATTCCCTGGAGGAGGATGAAGGGGTAGAACGATTTTTTTTACGGCTGGTTTTTGGCTCGAAAGGCAATCGTTCCTTAGCCACCGACTCACCCTTTTGATCGGGTTCAGGGGACATAGACAATTACTCTAGCCTCGGATACTCAAACGACTAATTAACGCTTTGTAACGGTCTTGGTCTTGTGTGTTAATGTAACCTAACAAACGCTTGCGCTGACCAATCATTTTCATCAGGCCTCGCTGAGAAGCGTAGTCTTTCTTATTCGATTTTAAGTGGGCACTTAAACGGTTAATCCGCTCAGTCAAAACAGCTACTTGCAGATCCGCTGAACCGGTATCGGTTTCGTGAACCTGGTACTCAGCCATTATTTGATGTTTTTTGGTTTGTGTGAGACTCATAAGGTGTTTTGTTGGTATAATCCATCAAAATTCAGCAATTTTATACTATAACACAAAATTTCAGTGTGATCCAAGCCTCCAGTCAAATCAACCCGTTACCCAAGCCAATGGGAAAGGTCACGGTTAATTAACTCTTGCAGCTTGAGGATATCTTCACGATAAAATTCAATGAGTTCTGGGCGTTTTTCCTCTGACAGAGGAGGAACCTTTTCCTGGGATTGATTTAAGTTCATTAGCCCTTGGCGAAAGCCTTGAACCACGCTTGTTGGCAATAGATTATTTAACACCTTGGCTGTTGTTTTTCGCAAAGGGTTAGGAGTATTGAGGATTTTGTTAAAGGTTTGATTTTTGGGCAATTTAGCTACCTGTGCTCGTTTAGAGGTATCGGGTTTATACGTTTCATCCACTCCAATGAATTGATAAATACTCCTCATGAATTCCTGGGAGTTTTTGCGTAAATCATCATACAATAAAACCCGAGTCTGATGTGCATCAAAATTATCAAAGAAATAGCTTAGATGTTCTCCATAAAAACCCTTTTTTAGAGTAGATGATTGCTTGCCTTTTTTGACAATCTGTTCAGATAATCCCCTCGGGTTACCAATCGCATCTCGAACATGCATCAAATAATCAGAATAGGCGCGATCGGCTGGATTTCTTAAAATAGCAATTAATTTAGCATCAGGTACATAACGCTTAATCTGTTGTGTTGTAATTTTATAGTTAACCATATAGTTAGGAGACGCTTCACCAATGGCGATTTCATCAGTTACTCCTTGGAATAACTCACAATATTTCTCAAACGTATCAATTCGTTGCTTCTGGTAAGGAAGAGGTGGTCTATCTTTAGGGTCTTTATTCGGATCTTTGGAAAGAAAGTTGGTTTCTTTCCGAGGACTCATGTAAACTTGAGGGTGTTCTTTCAGATAGTTATACACGGAAGTTGTTCCTGCTTTCTGAACACCAATAATTAAAAAGTTAGGCAACTTAACTGATGAGTTCATGGAATCACCTCTTGAAAAATAAGACTTAACTCAACCAACTAATGGCTTCCCTGATCCAATCTTCTGCCTCTTGAGTTTTCATCAGATGGGGTTTCTGACTCAATGCACCTAACGCTTGGGCGATTTCTTCTTGGTTATATCCTAAAGCGAGAAGAGTCATTTCCACATCTTCTTGCAAAGCTGAAGGAATGGTACTAGAGACCGGTAGAGCGACTCCAGATGTATCTCGCCATTGGGATAACTTGTTTCTTAACTCTAGCGCAATACGTTCGGCTGTTTTACTGCCCACCCCAGGAGTGCGTACCAGTTGTTTAATATTACCCGTAACGATCGCCTGCACCAAATCGGACAACCCCAGCGTATCCAAAAGAGCGATCGCCAATTGCGCCCCAATACCACTGACTCCCACCAACTGGCGAAATAGATCCCGCTCTGCTGAGGACGCAAAGCCATACAACAAGGGTTGCTCCTCGCGAATTATCAAATGGGTAAACACTTGAACTTCATTCTGATGCTCGGAGATCCCATCGCCTACTTGACGAGTCACTTGGATCTCATAACCCAAACCATTCACCTCCAACACCAGAGTCACACGATTTGGCGATCGTCGGTCAACTTGGGCAACGGTTCCCCTCAGATAACTGAGCATTTTGCTATCCCCTTGCGTGATTAAATCCCACAGATCAAGCCTATGGTGTTATCATGAAAACTTTGGGTCCTTTACCCCGTCCTTCTAGGACGGCTTTATAGTACCATAGAGATGGTCAATGACCCACCCGCGACGCAGACGTAACAGAAAGCCTTTACGTGACGAAATCGGGTTTCAACCCGTGGCGCAGAAAGCTCGGTAGACCGGGAAAAGAGGATAGGGCAATAA
Protein-coding sequences here:
- a CDS encoding alpha/beta fold hydrolase: MTTQQLSPKLLTPQTWLWQNHRIIYTVQGEGIPLVLLHGFGGCVGHWRKNIPTLAQAGYQVFALDLLGFGASDKPPLDYSMDLWYSLLQDFWATHIQQPAVWIGNSIGGLLSLMILAQTPERGKAGVLINCAGGLNHRPEELNFPLRIVMGAFTRLVSSPVTGPFLFNQVRQKHRIRRTLHQVYMSSEAITDELVDLLYQPSCDPGAQKVFASVLTASPGPKPEELLTQVKQPLLVLWGENDPWTPISAGKLYRRLAQTRADVEFISIPNAGHCPHDEYPDLVNRLILRGLTQF
- the ruvA gene encoding Holliday junction branch migration protein RuvA — translated: MLSYLRGTVAQVDRRSPNRVTLVLEVNGLGYEIQVTRQVGDGISEHQNEVQVFTHLIIREEQPLLYGFASSAERDLFRQLVGVSGIGAQLAIALLDTLGLSDLVQAIVTGNIKQLVRTPGVGSKTAERIALELRNKLSQWRDTSGVALPVSSTIPSALQEDVEMTLLALGYNQEEIAQALGALSQKPHLMKTQEAEDWIREAISWLS
- a CDS encoding sulfotransferase family protein, with product MNSSVKLPNFLIIGVQKAGTTSVYNYLKEHPQVYMSPRKETNFLSKDPNKDPKDRPPLPYQKQRIDTFEKYCELFQGVTDEIAIGEASPNYMVNYKITTQQIKRYVPDAKLIAILRNPADRAYSDYLMHVRDAIGNPRGLSEQIVKKGKQSSTLKKGFYGEHLSYFFDNFDAHQTRVLLYDDLRKNSQEFMRSIYQFIGVDETYKPDTSKRAQVAKLPKNQTFNKILNTPNPLRKTTAKVLNNLLPTSVVQGFRQGLMNLNQSQEKVPPLSEEKRPELIEFYREDILKLQELINRDLSHWLG
- a CDS encoding type II toxin-antitoxin system HicA family toxin, coding for MPKKIRELKQILQKAGFTLLSKRGKGSHSYWVHPLLHNALILSGKDSQDAKPYQEKDIRATIQEIEQLEQEEDL
- a CDS encoding PAM68 family protein, whose product is MSPEPDQKGESVAKERLPFEPKTSRKKNRSTPSSSSRESKSSQGSQKRTPIRQEDRVIPEAVSKRMIKRMALLSGVPTALGVLTFAISYWILTQTEFDLPHIAVVLVSMGFFGLGVLGLSYGVLSASWDENRVGTLLGWQDFTQNLGRTIAAWRSVKQDKYSE
- the rpsO gene encoding 30S ribosomal protein S15, with product MSLTQTKKHQIMAEYQVHETDTGSADLQVAVLTERINRLSAHLKSNKKDYASQRGLMKMIGQRKRLLGYINTQDQDRYKALISRLSIRG
- a CDS encoding type II toxin-antitoxin system HicB family antitoxin, with the translated sequence MKYSIIIQWSEEDNAYIASLPEWGKYARTHGNTYEEALQKAKEVLEDLIDSYHQNNRPLPPPQVLTLAM
- the aroF gene encoding 3-deoxy-7-phosphoheptulonate synthase produces the protein MIVVMKSGTPTAEIDRVSDELGTWGLAPEKIVGQHKVVIGLVGDTADLDRERIQELSPWIELVLRVEQPFKRASREYRHGQASDVVVSTPQGDVPFGESHPIVVVAGPCSVETEEMIIETALRVKAAGAKFLRGGAYKPRTSPYSFQGHGESALGLLAAARDKSGLGIITEIMDTADLDAVAEVADVIQIGARNMQNFALLKKVGAQDKPVLLKRGMSATIQEWLMAAEYILAGGNSQVILCERGIRTFDRQYTRNTLDLSVVPVLRTLTHLPVMIDPSHGTGWSQHVPAMAKGAIAVGADALMIEVHPSPSKALSDGPQSLTPDEFDELMKELAAIGKTVDRWSIPETILA
- the nadA gene encoding quinolinate synthase NadA, translating into MFTAVSSPTHVSELPDDLFEAIATLKRELNAIVLAHYYQDPDIQDIADYIGDSLGLSRKAANTDAEVIVFAGVHFMAETAKILNPNKLVLLPDLDAGCSLADSCPPDAFAAFKAQNPDHLVISYINCTAEIKAMSDIICTSSNAVQIVEQIPTHQPIIFAPDRNLGRYVMEQTGRDLLLWDGSCIVHETFSEKKIVQLKVQHPEAEIIAHPECEPPVLRHADHIGSTTALLQYAQTSHSPAFIVATEPGIIHQMQKEAPHKQFIPAPPMNNCACNECPHMRLNTLEKLYLAMKYRTPEITLPEAIQVAALRPIQRMLKMT